One genomic segment of Actinoplanes ianthinogenes includes these proteins:
- a CDS encoding allantoate amidohydrolase, which translates to MLAEIDGIGRDPIRGGHSRHLFDDADRELRDWFVSTAKHLGLEVERDGNANLWAWWHPAAGPRYPAVITGSHLDSVPGGGALDGPLGVVSALEAVSRLRAAGHEPARSVAVVVFAEEEGARFGVACLGSRLLTGVLPAEKALELTDSAGHRLREVLAGNGVDPSGVGADAERLARIGAVVELHVEQGKQLAPLGRPLGLATTILAHGRWSLRITGRGDHAGSTELSSRRDPVVVAADVIKAVRQAAVDAPPQAHARATVGRLSVTPGGTNAIASEVVLWLDARAERDEEVRDLVSEVSAVASTAAAAEGCTVAVQEESFSSRVAFDGPLTDRLDRVLGGIPRIPTGAGHDAGVLAAFAPSAMLFVRNPEGVSHAPAETASDADIARGVTALAACLAELT; encoded by the coding sequence ATGCTGGCCGAGATCGACGGCATCGGCCGGGACCCGATCCGCGGCGGCCACTCCCGGCACCTGTTCGACGACGCCGACCGGGAGCTGCGGGACTGGTTCGTCAGCACGGCCAAGCACCTCGGCCTCGAGGTGGAGCGGGACGGCAACGCGAACCTGTGGGCCTGGTGGCACCCGGCCGCCGGCCCGCGGTACCCGGCGGTGATCACCGGCAGCCACCTCGACTCGGTGCCCGGCGGTGGCGCCCTGGACGGGCCGCTCGGCGTGGTCAGCGCCCTGGAGGCGGTGTCCCGGCTGCGCGCGGCAGGCCACGAGCCGGCCCGGTCGGTGGCGGTCGTCGTGTTCGCCGAGGAGGAGGGCGCCCGGTTCGGGGTGGCATGTCTCGGATCGCGGCTGCTCACCGGTGTGCTGCCGGCCGAGAAGGCCCTCGAACTGACCGACTCGGCCGGGCACCGGCTGCGGGAGGTGCTGGCCGGGAACGGGGTGGACCCGAGCGGTGTGGGCGCCGACGCGGAACGGCTGGCCCGGATCGGCGCGGTCGTCGAACTCCACGTCGAGCAGGGCAAGCAGCTCGCACCACTGGGCCGGCCGCTCGGGCTGGCGACGACGATCCTGGCGCACGGCCGGTGGTCGCTGCGGATCACCGGGCGCGGCGACCACGCCGGTTCGACGGAGCTGTCCTCGCGGCGGGACCCGGTGGTGGTCGCGGCGGACGTGATCAAGGCGGTCCGGCAGGCGGCGGTGGACGCTCCGCCGCAGGCGCACGCCCGGGCCACCGTCGGGCGGCTGAGCGTCACCCCGGGCGGCACCAACGCGATCGCCTCCGAGGTGGTGCTCTGGCTGGACGCCCGCGCCGAGCGCGACGAGGAGGTCCGTGACCTGGTCAGCGAGGTCTCGGCGGTGGCTTCGACGGCCGCGGCGGCCGAGGGCTGCACCGTTGCGGTCCAGGAGGAGTCGTTCTCGTCGCGGGTCGCCTTCGACGGGCCGCTCACCGACCGGCTCGATCGCGTGCTGGGCGGGATTCCCCGGATTCCGACCGGCGCGGGCCACGACGCGGGGGTGCTGGCCGCTTTCGCGCCTTCGGCGATGCTTTTCGTACGCAATCCCGAAGGCGTCTCGCACGCGCCCGCCGAGACCGCCAGCGACGCGGACATCGCCCGGGGCGTCACGGCCCTGGCCGCCTGCTTGGCCGAGCTGACGTGA
- a CDS encoding formimidoylglutamate deiminase — translation MRVFARRLVLPDAVRDNVLWEDGAVLDAAPGSPADLRLGTVVPAFANTHSHAFHRLLRGRTNAGGGDFWEWRRRMYAVAQSLDPDLMFEVALLVYGEMVAAGYASVCEFHYLHHTASGQPYPRHEMELALAAAATEAGIRLTLLDTLYLRGGFGLPLQEHQRRFSDGSVSRWLDRWHDLRSVLRGAALGAAFHSVRAVAPDELREAVAGLPADVPLHVHLSEQPAENADCLAATGLTPAGLLESAGALSPRTTVVHATHLTDADVSVLGTAGVTVSMCPSTEGDLGDGLGRARELADAGARITIGSDQNVTVDPFEELRLLERGARLASGRRGVFSPAELWAIGADSAFDLVEVDAGSIRTLGTHPAELFMSATASDVRTVITGGVVRGRPDPDRAARLFSLIEAKVTA, via the coding sequence GTGAGGGTCTTCGCCCGGCGGTTGGTGCTGCCCGACGCGGTCCGCGACAACGTTCTGTGGGAGGACGGCGCCGTCCTCGACGCGGCTCCCGGCAGCCCTGCGGACCTGCGCCTGGGCACCGTGGTCCCGGCGTTCGCGAACACCCACTCGCACGCCTTCCACCGGCTGCTGCGCGGCCGCACCAACGCCGGCGGCGGCGACTTCTGGGAGTGGCGCCGGCGGATGTACGCCGTGGCCCAGTCCCTCGACCCCGACCTGATGTTCGAGGTCGCGCTGCTGGTCTACGGCGAGATGGTGGCGGCCGGCTACGCGTCGGTCTGCGAGTTCCACTACCTGCACCACACCGCGTCCGGGCAGCCGTACCCGCGGCACGAGATGGAGCTGGCGCTGGCCGCGGCCGCCACCGAGGCCGGCATCCGGCTCACCCTGCTGGACACGCTCTACCTGCGGGGCGGGTTCGGACTGCCGTTGCAGGAGCATCAGCGCCGGTTCAGCGACGGCAGCGTGTCACGCTGGCTGGACCGCTGGCACGACCTGCGGTCCGTGCTGCGCGGGGCCGCGCTGGGTGCGGCGTTTCATTCGGTACGCGCGGTCGCCCCGGACGAGCTGCGCGAGGCGGTGGCCGGGCTGCCCGCCGACGTGCCTCTGCACGTACACCTCTCCGAGCAGCCGGCCGAGAACGCGGACTGCCTGGCCGCGACCGGCCTGACCCCGGCCGGGCTGCTGGAGTCGGCCGGTGCGCTGTCCCCGCGGACGACCGTGGTGCACGCGACGCACCTGACCGACGCGGACGTGTCCGTGCTCGGCACGGCCGGGGTGACAGTCTCGATGTGCCCGTCGACCGAGGGGGACCTCGGGGACGGGCTCGGCCGGGCCCGGGAGCTGGCCGACGCCGGGGCCCGGATCACCATCGGGTCGGATCAGAACGTGACGGTGGACCCGTTCGAGGAGTTGCGGCTGCTGGAACGCGGGGCGCGGCTGGCGTCCGGGCGGCGCGGCGTGTTCAGCCCGGCGGAGCTGTGGGCGATCGGCGCCGACTCAGCGTTCGACCTGGTCGAGGTCGACGCCGGCTCGATCCGCACGCTCGGCACCCACCCGGCGGAACTGTTCATGAGCGCCACCGCGAGCGACGTCCGCACGGTGATCACCGGCGGCGTGGTGCGCGGCCGGCCGGACCCGGACCGGGCGGCCCGGCTGTTCTCCCTGATCGAGGCGAAGGTGACCGCGTGA
- the hutU gene encoding urocanate hydratase has product MVDFSLGARSVRAPRGSEITAKSWQTEAAMRMLMNNLDAEVAERPDDLVVYGGTGRAARSWAAFDAIVATLRDLEPDETLLVQSGKPVGVFRTHEWAPRVLIANSNLVGDWANWPEFRRLEQAGLTMYGQMTAGSWIYIGTQGILQGTYETFAAVAAKHFGGSLKGTLTLTGGAGGMGGAQPLAVTLNGGAVLIVDVDEARLRRRVEHRYLDEMTHDLDEALARATAAKNEGRALSVGLVGNAATVFAQLLEQNAPIDIVTDQTSAHDPLSYLPEGIGVDEWHQRAAEDPEGFTKAARASMAKHVEAMVGFQDRGAAVFDYGNSIRAEAELGGYDRAFAFPGFVPAYIRPQFEEGRGPFRWAALSGDPADIAKTDQAILELFPDNEPLARWIKAAGEKVHFEGLPARICWLGYQERHLAGLKFNEMVASGELSAPIVIGRDHLDSGSVASPYRETEGMKDGSDAIADWPLLNALLNTASGATWVSLHHGGGVGIGRSIHAGQVTVADGTELAAQKIERVLTNDPGSGVMRHVDAGYEHAAEIARERGLRIPMLEQQR; this is encoded by the coding sequence ATGGTTGACTTCTCCCTCGGCGCCCGGTCGGTCCGGGCCCCGCGCGGTTCCGAGATCACCGCCAAGTCGTGGCAGACCGAGGCCGCGATGCGGATGCTGATGAACAACCTGGACGCCGAGGTCGCCGAGCGCCCCGACGACCTGGTCGTCTACGGCGGCACCGGGCGCGCGGCGCGCAGCTGGGCGGCGTTCGACGCGATCGTCGCGACGCTGCGTGACCTGGAGCCCGACGAGACGCTGCTGGTCCAGTCGGGCAAGCCGGTGGGCGTCTTCCGGACCCACGAGTGGGCGCCCCGGGTGCTGATCGCCAACTCGAACCTGGTCGGCGACTGGGCGAACTGGCCCGAGTTCCGCCGCCTGGAGCAGGCCGGCCTGACCATGTACGGGCAGATGACCGCCGGCTCGTGGATCTACATCGGCACGCAGGGCATCCTGCAGGGCACCTACGAGACGTTCGCGGCCGTCGCGGCCAAGCACTTCGGCGGCAGCCTGAAAGGCACGCTCACGCTGACCGGCGGCGCCGGCGGGATGGGCGGCGCGCAGCCCCTCGCGGTCACCCTCAACGGCGGCGCCGTGCTGATCGTCGACGTCGACGAGGCCCGTCTGCGGCGCCGGGTCGAGCACCGCTACCTCGACGAGATGACCCACGACCTCGACGAGGCCCTGGCCCGCGCAACAGCCGCCAAGAACGAGGGGCGGGCGTTGTCAGTCGGCTTGGTCGGCAACGCCGCCACCGTCTTCGCGCAGCTTCTGGAGCAGAACGCGCCGATCGACATCGTCACCGACCAGACCAGCGCGCACGACCCGCTGAGCTACCTGCCCGAGGGCATCGGCGTCGACGAGTGGCACCAGCGGGCCGCCGAGGACCCGGAGGGCTTCACCAAGGCCGCGCGGGCCAGCATGGCCAAGCACGTCGAGGCGATGGTCGGCTTCCAGGACCGGGGCGCCGCGGTCTTCGACTACGGCAACTCGATCCGGGCCGAGGCCGAGCTGGGCGGCTACGACCGGGCGTTCGCGTTCCCCGGGTTCGTGCCGGCGTACATCCGGCCGCAGTTCGAGGAGGGCCGCGGCCCGTTCCGCTGGGCGGCGCTCTCCGGCGACCCGGCCGACATCGCCAAGACCGACCAGGCCATCCTGGAGCTGTTCCCGGACAACGAGCCCCTGGCCCGGTGGATCAAGGCGGCCGGCGAGAAGGTGCACTTCGAGGGCCTGCCCGCGCGGATCTGCTGGCTCGGTTACCAGGAGCGGCACCTGGCCGGGCTGAAGTTCAACGAGATGGTGGCCTCCGGCGAGCTGAGCGCCCCGATCGTGATCGGCCGCGATCATCTGGATTCCGGATCGGTCGCCTCGCCCTATCGCGAGACGGAGGGGATGAAGGACGGCTCCGACGCGATCGCCGACTGGCCGCTGCTGAACGCGCTGCTCAACACCGCGTCCGGGGCGACCTGGGTGTCGCTGCACCACGGCGGCGGGGTGGGCATCGGCCGCTCGATCCACGCCGGGCAGGTCACCGTCGCCGACGGCACCGAGCTGGCGGCGCAGAAGATCGAGCGGGTGCTGACCAACGACCCCGGCAGCGGCGTGATGCGGCACGTCGACGCCGGCTACGAGCACGCGGCCGAGATCGCCCGCGAGCGCGGCCTGCGGATCCCGATGCTGGAGCAGCAGCGGTGA
- the hutI gene encoding imidazolonepropionase, with protein sequence MSELITNIGELFTGPEGVLRDAALVIDDGLIAWVGPGRSAPAADTTVDAGGAAVVPGFVDSHSHLVFAGDRADEFDARMSGQPYTAGGIRRTVAATRAASDEELAAHTRRLLDEALRSGTTTMEIKSGYGLTVEDERRSLAVAARFTTETTFLGAHVVPAEYEPAAYVDLVAGEMLDRVAGLARWIDVFCDRGAFDVDQARTILSAGASRGLGVRMHANQLGPSGAAQLGVELGAASVDHCTFLSDADVDALAGSATVATFVPGAEFSTRQPFPDIGRLRDAGVGYAIATDCNPGSSYTSSMPFCIALAVREMRMTPAEALLAATAGGARALRRTDVGHLSPGARADVVLLDAPSFVHLAYRPGVQLVRAVWQGGRRTTTWLPA encoded by the coding sequence GTGAGCGAACTGATCACGAACATCGGTGAGCTGTTCACCGGACCGGAGGGCGTGCTGCGGGACGCCGCCCTGGTGATCGACGACGGCCTGATCGCGTGGGTCGGGCCGGGCAGGTCCGCCCCGGCGGCCGACACCACCGTGGACGCCGGGGGTGCGGCCGTGGTGCCCGGTTTCGTGGACAGCCACTCGCATCTGGTGTTCGCCGGGGACCGGGCCGACGAGTTCGACGCGCGGATGTCCGGGCAGCCGTACACCGCGGGCGGGATCCGGCGGACGGTGGCCGCGACCCGGGCCGCGTCCGACGAGGAGCTGGCCGCGCACACCCGGCGGCTGCTCGACGAGGCGTTGCGGTCCGGCACCACGACCATGGAGATCAAGTCGGGGTACGGCCTGACGGTCGAGGACGAACGCCGCAGCCTGGCCGTCGCCGCCCGGTTCACCACGGAGACCACGTTCCTGGGCGCGCACGTGGTCCCGGCCGAGTACGAGCCGGCCGCCTACGTGGACCTGGTCGCCGGCGAGATGCTGGACCGGGTGGCCGGGCTCGCGCGGTGGATCGACGTGTTCTGCGACCGCGGGGCGTTCGACGTCGACCAGGCCCGGACGATCCTGTCGGCCGGGGCGTCCCGGGGGCTCGGGGTGCGGATGCACGCCAACCAGCTCGGCCCGTCCGGCGCCGCTCAGCTGGGGGTGGAGCTGGGCGCGGCCAGCGTCGACCACTGCACCTTCCTGTCCGACGCCGACGTCGACGCGCTCGCCGGGTCGGCGACGGTGGCGACGTTCGTGCCGGGCGCCGAGTTCTCCACGCGGCAGCCGTTCCCGGACATCGGCCGGCTGCGGGACGCGGGGGTCGGCTACGCCATCGCGACGGACTGCAACCCCGGGTCGTCGTACACGAGCTCGATGCCTTTCTGCATCGCCCTGGCGGTCCGCGAGATGCGGATGACCCCGGCCGAGGCGCTGCTCGCGGCCACCGCCGGCGGGGCCCGGGCGCTGCGCCGCACCGACGTCGGGCACCTCTCCCCCGGCGCTCGCGCCGACGTGGTCCTGCTCGACGCCCCGTCCTTCGTGCATCTCGCCTATCGGCCCGGCGTCCAGCTGGTCAGGGCGGTCTGGCAGGGCGGCCGCCGGACCACCACCTGGCTGCCCGCGTGA